From a region of the Jatrophihabitans sp. genome:
- a CDS encoding carbon monoxide dehydrogenase subunit G yields MKLAGEAVLHAPVEKVWAALRDPAVLVATIPGCERLVATGPDSYDMTVTAGVASIKGSYAGTVSLTDLPEPNTFLMKASGAGVPGTVSADVRVSLAEAGEGTRLSYDAEAAIGGVIGGVGQRMLIGVAKKLAGEFFTGVDDVLTGNRPAAAVPVEASAEPAREDMPVVYRDPAVPGRQIAGEPKSFILGAIFGAATALLGVLVGARTARLNRRYR; encoded by the coding sequence ATGAAGCTGGCAGGCGAGGCGGTGCTGCACGCGCCGGTCGAAAAGGTCTGGGCGGCGCTGCGCGATCCGGCGGTGCTGGTGGCGACCATCCCGGGCTGCGAGCGGTTGGTCGCCACCGGCCCGGACAGCTATGACATGACGGTGACCGCGGGGGTGGCCTCGATCAAGGGCAGCTACGCCGGCACCGTGTCGCTGACCGACCTGCCCGAGCCGAACACCTTTCTGATGAAGGCCTCCGGCGCCGGCGTCCCCGGCACGGTCAGCGCCGACGTCCGGGTGAGCCTGGCCGAAGCCGGTGAGGGCACCCGGCTCAGCTATGACGCCGAGGCCGCCATCGGCGGGGTGATCGGCGGCGTGGGACAGCGGATGCTGATCGGGGTCGCCAAGAAGCTAGCCGGTGAGTTCTTCACCGGGGTGGACGACGTGCTGACCGGAAACCGGCCGGCCGCCGCCGTCCCGGTCGAGGCTTCGGCGGAACCGGCGCGGGAAGACATGCCGGTGGTGTACCGGGATCCGGCGGTGCCTGGCCGGCAGATCGCCGGCGAGCCGAAGTCGTTCATACTGGGAGCGATCTTCGGAGCGGCCACCGCGCTGCTCGGCGTGCTGGTGGGAGCCAGGACCGCCCGCTTGAACAGGAGGTATCGCTGA
- a CDS encoding carbon-nitrogen hydrolase family protein, translating to MREFTAAAVQVAPVPGPLTAASVAANTARAIELTRRCHAATAAELIVLPESVTTGFTPGIDTEQLWDLVSELPGPVLQPFADLAAELGSHLVLGTYERGPQRGVVYNAAVVLSPTGELLGVYRKTHPFGHERADGGGWTTPGEDILVVDTSLGRIGVIICFDGDYPELSRITALAGAEVICRPSALLRSADIWELTNRARAYDNHVYVIGSNATGIDPGGVIYFGNSMIVTPIAEVIALASSHECWVSARLDPDTAMRSLTPGSSVPQTFDHLADRNLALIRKNAERLLGEARTSFKLG from the coding sequence ATGCGTGAGTTCACCGCCGCGGCCGTCCAGGTGGCGCCCGTGCCCGGCCCGCTGACCGCCGCCAGCGTGGCCGCCAACACCGCCCGGGCGATCGAGTTGACCAGGCGTTGCCACGCCGCGACCGCCGCCGAGCTGATCGTGCTGCCCGAGTCGGTCACCACCGGCTTCACCCCCGGGATCGACACCGAGCAGCTGTGGGACCTGGTCAGCGAGCTGCCGGGCCCGGTGCTGCAGCCGTTCGCCGACCTGGCCGCCGAGCTGGGCAGCCACCTGGTGCTCGGCACCTACGAGCGCGGCCCGCAACGCGGGGTGGTCTACAACGCGGCGGTGGTGCTGAGCCCCACCGGTGAGCTGCTGGGCGTCTACCGCAAGACCCACCCGTTCGGCCACGAGCGGGCCGACGGCGGCGGCTGGACCACCCCGGGCGAGGACATCCTGGTGGTGGACACCTCGCTGGGCCGGATCGGGGTGATCATCTGCTTCGACGGCGACTACCCGGAGCTGTCCCGCATCACCGCGCTGGCCGGCGCGGAGGTGATCTGCCGGCCCTCGGCGCTGCTGCGCTCGGCGGACATCTGGGAGCTGACCAACCGCGCCCGGGCCTATGACAACCACGTCTACGTGATCGGCTCGAACGCCACCGGCATCGACCCGGGCGGGGTGATCTACTTCGGCAACTCGATGATCGTCACCCCGATCGCCGAGGTGATCGCGCTGGCCTCGTCGCACGAGTGCTGGGTGTCGGCCCGGCTGGACCCCGACACCGCGATGCGCTCGCTCACCCCCGGATCATCGGTCCCGCAGACCTTCGACCACCTGGCCGACCGCAACCTGGCGCTGATCCGCAAGAACGCCGAGCGGCTGCTGGGCGAGGCCCGGACGTCGTTCAAGCTCGGCTGA